In Mytilus trossulus isolate FHL-02 chromosome 6, PNRI_Mtr1.1.1.hap1, whole genome shotgun sequence, a single window of DNA contains:
- the LOC134722951 gene encoding ryncolin-2-like yields the protein MSMWFGFVLVLLSAKTFADGQLISTSDFGVCFYGKTAERVLSILETGKYRSVLPSGRPVRDCSDLDRKHYKSGVYKIYPAGGTEFKAYCDMDTDGGGWTVFQHRQNGKVDFYRGWKEYANGFGRLKTEFWLGNEKLYKLTSEGHYELRVDLQDFNGDKAYAKYSTFYIGDKSTNYRLTTKGYSGTAGDSLTPHNKQAFTTKDKDNDINSSENCAKNYKGAWWYNACHSSNLNGLYLGNKSDNKGMRWSQWKGSQSMETTSMMIRRKGL from the exons ATGTCAATGTGGTTTGGTTTTGTATTGGTGCTGCTTTCAGCAAAAACATTTGCGGATGGACAACTTATATCCACTTCAGATTttg gTGTTTGCTTTTATGGGAAAACAGCTGAACGAGTACTTAGCATCTTGGAAACTGGAAAATACAGATCTGTGTTGCCTTCAg GGCGTCCAGTTCGAGACTGCTCGGATTTAGACCGGAAACATTACAAAAGTGGAGTCTACAAAATTTACCCGGCAGGTGGTACTGAATTTAAGGCGTATTGTGATATGGATACGGACGGAGGAGGATGGACG GTGTTTCAGCATAGACAAAATGGTAAAGTAGATTTCTACAGAGGATGGAAAGAATATGCAAATGGATTTGGTCGTCTAAAAACAGAATTCTGGTTGG GTAACGAAAAGCTGTATAAACTAACTTCTGAAGGACATTATGAGCTGAGAGTCGATCTCCAGGATTTTAATGGTGATAAGGCCTATGCCAAATATTCAACCTTTTACATCGGCGACAAGTCAACCAACTACAGACTGACAACGAAGGGTTATAGTGGAACGGCAG GTGATTCTCTGACGCCTCATAACAAACAAGCTTTTACAACAAAAGATAAGGATAATGACATCAATAGCAGTGAAAATTGTGCAAAGAATTACAAAGGTGCTTGGTGGTATAACGCCTGTCATTCATCTAATCTGAACGGACTGTATCTCGGAAATAAATCAGATAACAAAGGAATGCGTTGGAGTCAATGGAAAGGATCTCAGTCAATGGAGACTACGTCAATGATGATACGTAGGAAAGGTCTCTAA